From a single Nicotiana tabacum cultivar K326 chromosome 8, ASM71507v2, whole genome shotgun sequence genomic region:
- the LOC107772255 gene encoding premnaspirodiene oxygenase-like yields the protein METYSSTINFVALLMFFSFLFILFGKWRKSEQKLPPGPWRLPLIGSIHHLRGAFPHRTLRKLARKYGPIMYLQLGKIPAVVISSPNVAKEVFNIHEHAFAVKPQLTSINIITYNGKDIEFAPYGDNWRQMRNLCVTELLSAKMVKSFSSIRNDEILSLVSSVHSMNGSVANITEKILRFTNSVSCRSAFGKVDKYQDKLINLLREVLDSLEGLDVADLFPSWRLLYKMSGVKSRLLKLHQKVDAALENIINEHIMKRALGCKGNGEFGGEDLVDVLLRIKETIPITNDHIKAVISVYFLLNHFNLYTIVIGLSITTLDMYESVVFIYIFIFVEVGHVCRWNKTSAATIIRNDEEPINYGQGTK from the coding sequence ATGGAGACTTATTCCTCTACTATCAACTTTGTTGCACTCCTCATGTTCTTCTCCTTCCTTTTTATTCTATTTGGCAAATGGAGAAAATCAGAACAAAAGTTGCCTCCCGGTCCATGGAGACTCCCACTTATTGGAAGTATCCATCACTTGAGAGGAGCATTTCCACATCGCACTCTTAGAAAGTTAGCACGAAAGTATGGGCCTATCATGTATTTGCAACTTGGAAAAATTCCTGCAGTAGTCATATCATCACCTAATGTGGCTAAAGAAGTTTTCAACATTCACGAACATGCCTTCGCTGTTAAACCACAACTAACATCCATAAATATTATTACTTACAATGGTAAGGACATTGAATTTGCACCATATGGTGACAATTGGAGACAAATGCGTAACTTATGTGTTACAGAACTTCTAAGTGCCAAGATGGTTAAGTCTTTTAGTTCAATTAGGAATGATGAGATTTTGAGTCTCGTTTCATCAGTTCATTCCATGAATGGTTCTGTTGCCAACATAACAGAAAAAATTCTTCGGTTTACAAACTCTGTGTCATGTAGATCAGCCTTTGGAAAAGTAGACAAATATCAAGACAAGTTAATCAACTTGTTAAGGGAAGTGCTGGATTCATTAGAAGGATTAGATGTGGCTGATTTGTTCCCTTCTTGGAGGTTACTTTACAAGATGAGTGGGGTGAAATCCAGATTGTTAAAGCTGCATCAGAAGGTTGATGCAGCTCTGGAGAACATCATTAATGAGCATATTATGAAGAGAGCACTTGGATGTAAGGGAAATGGTGAGTTTGGAGGTGAAGATTTGGTTGATGTTCTCCTAAGAATTAAGGAAACTATTCCAATCACAAATGATCACATAAAAGCAGTGATCTCTGTATATTTTCTCCTTAACCATTTTAATTTGTACACTATTGTCATTGGATTGTCTATTACTACCTTAGATATGTACGAATCTGTTgtctttatttatatatttatttttgttgaagtAGGACATGTTTGCCGCTGgaacaaaacttcagctgccaCTATTATCAGAAATGATGAGGAACCCATAAATTATGGCCAAGGCACAAAGTGA
- the LOC142163062 gene encoding uncharacterized protein LOC142163062, translating into MPNNDDSTSALPTATPVSRSTFHEDDYTHPCYPFYVHPSDILGSSLFSVPFDGTGYGSWRRTILVALSVRNKLDFINGSSIKPPNSSPLARQWQRCNDVVVSWLTYSLSKDIAHNVEYSKLAKDIWSELEERYGQADAARVFELKKKLAHISQGSLDIASYFNKIK; encoded by the coding sequence ATGCCAAATAATGATGATTCTACATCTGCATTACCAACTGCTACTCCTGTCTCCCGTTctacttttcatgaggatgattATACGCATCCATGTTATCCCTTTTATGTCCATCCATCTGATATTTTGGGGTCATCTTTATTTTCTGTACCTTTTGATGGTACTGGGTATGGGAGTTGGAGACGAACCATCCTTGTAGCTTTATCTGTTAGAAATAAACTGGATTTCATAAATGGATCTTCAATTAAACCTCCTAACAGTTCTCCCTTGGCGAGACAGTGGCAGAGGTGTAATGATGTGGTTGTCTCTTGGTTAACCTACTCCTTGTCCAAGGACATTGCTCATAATGTTGAGTACTCTAAACTTGCCAAAGATATTTGGAGTGAGTTGGAGGAAAGATATGGTCAAGCAGATGCTGCAAGGGTATTTGAGCTTAAGAAAAAACTTGCTCATATCTCACAAGGATCACTTGATATTGCTTCATATTTCAACAAAATTAAGTAA